In Fusobacterium sp. SYSU M8D902, a genomic segment contains:
- the nagA gene encoding N-acetylglucosamine-6-phosphate deacetylase, with product MRKAIINGEIFIGNRFYKEKVLIFENDRIVDIINEVDFSKDGIEIIDAENNYVVPGFIDLQLNGCGGVLFNDDISEKTLETMYKTNLKYGCTSFTPTLITTSDENILKAISLVEGIDKEKYGVLGLHIEGPYISVEKKGIHNPKYIRKADEAIVDRIIESGKENVRIITLAPEKTEGKIISKLHSAGIGVALGHTNGTYEELKEKEGYGITLATHLYNGMSSFNHRNPGAVGTVFDSDICAGIIVDGFHCHYSAIKSAIKVMGERLYLVTDAVSPVGTDMEYFYFEGNKVYYKDGKCFGEDGTLGGSALTMDAGVRNLVKHCDITLEEAIRMATLYPAKAVKIDDRYGKLQPNYFADIVFLDKHLNLKKVIAKGIEY from the coding sequence GTGAGAAAAGCAATAATAAATGGAGAAATATTTATAGGGAATAGATTTTATAAAGAGAAAGTTCTAATTTTTGAAAATGACAGAATAGTTGATATAATAAACGAAGTTGATTTTTCAAAAGATGGAATAGAAATTATTGATGCAGAGAACAATTATGTTGTTCCAGGGTTTATAGATCTTCAATTGAATGGTTGTGGTGGAGTTTTATTTAATGATGATATAAGTGAAAAAACTCTAGAAACAATGTATAAAACTAATTTAAAATATGGTTGTACATCTTTTACTCCTACACTTATTACAACTTCAGATGAAAATATCTTAAAAGCTATATCTCTTGTAGAGGGGATAGATAAAGAAAAGTATGGAGTGTTAGGACTACATATAGAGGGACCATATATAAGTGTTGAGAAAAAAGGAATACACAATCCTAAATACATTAGAAAAGCTGATGAGGCTATTGTTGACAGGATAATCGAAAGTGGAAAAGAAAATGTAAGAATAATAACTTTAGCACCAGAAAAAACAGAGGGTAAAATTATATCAAAATTACATAGTGCTGGAATTGGAGTAGCTCTTGGTCATACAAATGGAACTTATGAAGAGTTAAAGGAAAAAGAAGGATATGGTATAACATTAGCAACACATCTATATAATGGGATGTCATCATTTAACCATAGAAATCCTGGAGCTGTAGGAACAGTGTTTGATAGTGATATCTGTGCTGGAATAATTGTTGATGGATTCCATTGTCATTACTCTGCAATAAAATCTGCTATTAAAGTGATGGGAGAAAGATTGTATCTTGTAACAGATGCTGTATCTCCTGTTGGAACAGATATGGAATATTTCTATTTTGAAGGAAATAAAGTATATTATAAAGATGGAAAATGTTTTGGAGAAGATGGAACACTAGGTGGTTCAGCTTTAACTATGGATGCAGGAGTTAGAAACTTAGTAAAACACTGTGATATAACTTTAGAAGAGGCTATAAGAATGGCTACTCTATATCCAGCTAAAGCTGTTAAAATAGATGATAGATATGGAAAACTTCAGCCAAATTACTTTGCAGATATAGTCTTCTTAGATAAACATTTAAATCTTAAAAAGGTAATAGCTAAAGGAATAGAGTACTAA
- the nagB gene encoding glucosamine-6-phosphate deaminase: MRVVITDKNVGDWAAVYVARKINEFKPTKDRPFVLGLPTGGTPLEMYKRLIQLNKDGIVSFENVVTFNMDEYVGLTPDNDQSYHYYMHHNFFDHINIPKENINILDGMAEDYQAECERYEEKIKSYGGIHLFLGGIGPDGHIAFNEPGSSLSSRTRDKELTMDTIIANSRFFGGDVNKVPKLALTVGVGTILDAKEILIMVTGANKSRALHYGIEEGVNHMWTISALQLHRSGIIVSDEAACAELKVSTYRYFKDIEKNNLDSERLLKELYEENK; encoded by the coding sequence ATGAGAGTAGTTATAACTGATAAAAATGTAGGAGATTGGGCTGCTGTATATGTAGCAAGAAAAATCAACGAATTTAAACCAACAAAAGATAGACCATTTGTATTAGGATTACCTACAGGTGGAACACCATTAGAAATGTATAAAAGATTAATACAATTAAATAAAGATGGAATAGTTTCATTTGAAAATGTAGTTACTTTTAATATGGATGAATATGTAGGATTAACACCAGACAACGATCAAAGCTACCATTACTATATGCACCATAACTTCTTCGATCATATTAACATTCCAAAGGAAAATATAAATATATTAGATGGAATGGCTGAAGATTATCAAGCAGAGTGTGAAAGATATGAAGAAAAAATAAAATCATATGGAGGAATTCACCTATTCTTAGGAGGAATTGGACCAGATGGACATATAGCTTTTAATGAGCCAGGATCTTCTCTTTCTTCAAGAACTAGAGATAAAGAATTAACTATGGATACAATAATAGCTAACTCTAGATTCTTTGGTGGAGATGTAAATAAAGTTCCTAAATTGGCTTTAACTGTTGGAGTAGGAACAATATTAGATGCTAAAGAGATATTAATTATGGTAACAGGAGCTAATAAATCTAGAGCTTTACACTATGGAATTGAAGAAGGAGTAAATCATATGTGGACTATATCTGCTCTTCAACTACATAGAAGTGGAATAATTGTTTCTGATGAAGCAGCTTGTGCAGAGTTAAAAGTAAGTACATACAGATATTTTAAAGATATTGAAAAAAATAACTTAGACTCAGAAAGATTATTAAAAGAATTATACGAAGAGAATAAATAA
- a CDS encoding MurR/RpiR family transcriptional regulator: MGVLIKISNIQNDLSAGEKKVADYVLEKPEEIKDLNTYEIAEKTNTSQATVVRFAKRIGFKGFPDFKLALSQDLGNRKAESHISIIHEDIKNDDSFEIIGRKIANANTIAINNTCEVTDFEELERAVIALGKAKKIMLTGVGFSGIAAKDFYYKLLELGKPAVIETDTHMQLSCLATMTENDVLFIISHSGKTLEMYNIAKVAKEKNIKIIAMTSIAPNPIRELADIKLNTVEMKSNFRSTALTPRISQLTIIDMLYVKLMLENKKMQNYIFDAIELVQGFKIK, from the coding sequence ATGGGAGTACTCATTAAGATAAGTAATATCCAAAATGATCTTTCTGCAGGAGAAAAGAAAGTTGCAGATTATGTTTTAGAAAAACCCGAAGAGATAAAGGATCTAAATACTTATGAGATAGCGGAAAAGACTAATACTAGTCAGGCTACTGTTGTAAGATTTGCTAAAAGAATTGGATTTAAAGGATTTCCTGATTTTAAATTAGCCTTAAGTCAAGATTTAGGTAATAGAAAGGCAGAATCTCATATTAGTATTATACATGAGGATATAAAAAATGATGATAGTTTTGAAATAATTGGAAGAAAAATAGCAAATGCAAATACAATAGCTATTAATAATACTTGTGAAGTAACTGATTTTGAAGAGCTTGAGAGAGCTGTTATAGCTCTGGGAAAAGCTAAAAAAATAATGTTAACAGGAGTTGGATTTTCAGGTATAGCAGCTAAAGATTTTTATTACAAGCTGTTAGAATTAGGAAAACCAGCAGTCATTGAAACAGATACTCATATGCAACTAAGTTGTTTAGCTACAATGACAGAAAATGATGTTTTATTTATAATCTCTCATAGTGGAAAAACATTGGAGATGTATAATATAGCTAAGGTAGCAAAAGAAAAAAATATAAAAATTATAGCTATGACTAGTATAGCTCCTAATCCAATTAGGGAGTTAGCAGATATAAAACTTAATACTGTAGAGATGAAAAGTAATTTTAGATCAACAGCTTTAACACCGAGAATATCACAATTAACAATAATAGATATGCTGTATGTTAAATTAATGTTGGAGAATAAAAAGATGCAAAATTATATCTTTGATGCTATTGAATTAGTTCAAGGATTTAAAATAAAATAA